The Flavobacterium commune genome contains the following window.
AAGTTTCTTTTAATCTTTTGTGGTTAAGATTATCAAAAAATGAAGTAATGTCAAATGTAATTGCAATGAGGTCACGGTTTTTATTTTCTTCTATATACTTAAAGATATCATTTGCAAAATCTATATTACATTTGTTTCGAGATTTTTCGTTGGCTTTTAATGGAACACTTCTATATGCAGAAACACAATCTTTTATGCCGTGTTCAATTAATTTTTTCTCATACTTTTTTGTAATAATATCTGAGTAATATCCATAGATCATAGAATCTAAATGATTAGCATAAAAAACCTCTCTGTCTTTATAACTAGATTCTCTTTTTATAGACTTTGTTCCATCAGCATTTTTTACTTTTCTAAACTTCCTAACAGAAATTTTTCTATGGATAAAAGGATAAAAACTATGTTTTGCGATATTTTTTTTATCAAAAATATAATTTTCAATCCAAGGTCTATGCCTTAATTTTAATGGCAATCCAATATGAGGATAGCGTTTTAATCTAAACCAATCTTTTTTTACCATAAGACAATTAAAAAAAGCAAAGGTAAACGGCTACTGGGAAGCAAGCCTAACTTAATGGAAAAACACATGCCTGTTCGATGCTATTGCTAACACCGCTTCCTCTTACGTCAGGTATAAAGTTTGTATCTTTGTATCTAAACAACTTAATGAATGAGATGGCAGAAACAGCACTAGAAATGATTGAGGGTTGGCTCTCGAGGAGTCCCCTTCCAAAGATGGCAGTAATTATATTTCAAATTATTTGCTTTATTGGTATCAAATCTCCGTTTAATTCTTAAACTAAACGCAATAATTTATAAAACGTGTTAATCGGCTCCGTCTACCAATGCTAAGCAAAAATAGAAAAAAAATAGTCGTTAACTTACTTTTTGCAAAACATTTATTCACATAGTTTGCTTCTAAAAAACACTAAATACCATTCTCTTTTGCAATACTAATTAAAAACCTGAATAGGAGAAGCCAATAAAGTTTTGGTATCGGCAATAAAATCAATTAAGTATTGTTGACTGTTGTGTATATCAAGCCCTGCCTGATCTTTCCACTCTTCCCAAATAATAAAAACATTTTCTGAAAAAACTATCGCATTTTCTAAAAATCCACCTCGAACTGACGAAAATTTACAATCAAAAAAAATCACCCAAGAGTTAAATACTTAATCAAAAAAGGAGTGTTGAATCTTAAATCCAATACTCCATTTAAAAAATATATTCGGTATATCTTATTTAGAATAAGCTACAGCAACTTGTTTACTAGAACCTAAACCTTCGATTCCTAATTCAATCACATCACCTGCTTTAACATAAATAGGATCTGGTTTGATACCTAAACCTACTCCAGGAGGCGTTCCTGTACTGATGATATCACCAGGAAGTAAAGTCATAAACTGACTTAAATAATGTACTAAAAATGGAATTTTAAACACTAAGTTAGAAGTATTACTGTTTTGGAATTTTTTACCGTTTACAGTCAACCACATTGGAAGATTGTTCACATCGGCAATTTCATCCTGAGTAGCTAAAACCGGTCCAAGAGGTGCGAAAGTATCACAGCCTTTCCCTTTAGCCCATTGCCCTCCCATTTCAATTTGGAAAGCTCTTTCGCTATAATCGTTTAACAAAGCATATCCCGCAACATAATCCAAAGCTTCAGCTTCTTCCACATAACTTGCTTTTTTACCCACTACAAAAGCTAATTCAACTTCCCAGTCGGTTTTTTCACTTCCTTTAGGGATAATCACATTATCGTTTGGTCCACACAAAGAAGTAGTCGATTTAAAGAAAATGATAGGCTCTGTTGGAATTGGTGCACCAGTTTCATGACAGTGATCCACATAATTCAAACCAATGCAAATAATTTTTGAAGGTCTTGCAACCGGAGAACCCAAACGAACTTCATTTGAAACTTCAGGGAAAGAAGTTCCGCTTTCGATAGCTGCTTTTAACTTTTCTAAGCCATTATTCTCAAAAAAAGATTCGTTATAATCAGTTACAATTGAAGAAACATCATATCTTTTTTCTCCAACTAAAATTCCTGGTTTTTCGCTGCCTGCTGCTCCAAAACGTATTAATTTCATTTCTCTATATTTTATTGTTATTTTTTTCTTTTAGGTATTTAGCAACTAAGTCGCTTAGACTTAATTATTTAATTTGATAAATCCTCCGTCAATTGGATAATCTGATCCTGTGATAAACCCGGCTTCGTCACTTGCTAAAAACAATGCTAAAGTAGCAATTTCTTCCGGTTTTCCCATTCTTCCAATAGGCTGTGATTTTGATAATTTTTCGAATATTTCAGCCTCATTTCCAGGATAATTTTTAGCAATAAATCCATCTACAAAAGGAGTATGCACACGTGCAGGAGAAATCGAATTGCAACGGATATTCTCGTTGATATAATCTCTGGCAACTGATAAAGTCATAGACATCACAGCTCCTTTGGCTGTAGAATAAGCAAAACGATCTGAAATACCAACCCATGAAGCAATCGAAGCCATATTCACAATCGATCCTCCACCTGATTTACGGAATTGAGGGATAGCTGCAAACAAACAGTTATAAACTCCTTTTACATTTACGTCCATAATTCGGTCAAAATCAGCTTCCGGAGTGGTATCAACCTTACCTACATGGGCAATTCCGGCATTATTCACTAAAACATGAATGTTACCAATTTTTTCAAAAGTAGCAACTACTTCATCATGTTTGGCAACGTTACAGGCATGAGCAAAAACTTTACCTCCTTCGGCAGTGATTTCATCTACGGTAGCTTGGGCACTTTCGGCAGTTAATTCTATAATATGAACTTCAGCTCCTTGTTTTGCAAATAAAACAGAAATAGCTTTTCCTATTCCGCTACCACCACCTGTTATGATTGCTTTTTTATCTTTTAATGAGAACATTTTAACGTAGTATTAAATTATTATAAATGATATTTTATTTTAATAAGGACAAATTTATAAATAAATGCTTCGTTTTCAAGAGACAAAATAGTCTTAATTTGTTGAATTATTGGAAATAACAACTGATTTACAAAACCAACACCTAACATCATATCGTTTTAAATACCAATAGATTACGATTTTAAATTTATCTAAATATAAAAAAATAAAGGTACTGTGCCACAATCCTAAATAATAATTCGATTTTATCCTTATCTAATTATTATTTATCTTTGGAAGCTAATGAAACTAGAGAGAACCCAAATATCGTCTTACCTAAATAATGCTATTTCTGTACTTGTCAGAGAGGAATCTTTCTTTCAGGCCCCTTTCCATTCCCACCCGGAACTGGAACTGGTTTATGTAAAGGAAAGTTTTGGTAAAAGGATTATAGGTAATTCTGTTGACAATTTTGAAGCCGGAGATATGGTTTTCCTTGGTTCCGACATCCCTCATGTTTGGCTAAATGACGAAATTTATTATCACAACATCAACAAACTAAAGGCAAAAGCCATTGTAGTTTACTTCAACAAAGATATTTTTGGCCCGGCTTTTTACGAATTAAAAGAAGCTCAAAAAATCAATAGCCTTTTCGAAAAAGCAAAAAAAGGGCTTTCAATTAAAGGAAAAACAAACAAACTGATTGCCGAAAAATTAGAACAATTAGTCATCAAACAGGACTTTGAAGTAATCATAGGTCTGTTCGAAATCTTATCTCTTCTATCCGCTACCACTACTGATTTAGACTTCATAAATAGCGAAACTTATACTCCTTCCAACGATTCTTTCAAAAAAGATCGTCTTTCGGATGTTTACCAATACATAAAAGACAATTACAAAAAAGAGATTTCTCTGGATGAAGTAGCTCAAATTGCCAATCTGACACCGACTTCTTTTTGCAGAATGTTCAAATCCAGAACCAAAAAGAATTTTATTGAATATCTGAACGAAATACGCATTTCCAATGCCTGCAAACAGCTTATTGAAACTGACATGAGTGTTTCGGAAATAGCCTATGAATGCGGATACAAAACCGTTTCTAATTTCAATAAACTATTCAAGAAAAATACGGGAAACACTCCTAAAGAATACAAAAACAAAATAGCGCGTTAAACTTAAAATTTATCGAAATTAATTCCCCCTATTCCGCCGCGGCGGATGTAATTTTGATGAATTTTCAAGAAATTTTTCATCCGCCCAGGCGGAATAGGGAAAAAGAAAATTTCTTTTTAAAATAAATTCAAAAACAACCTTTAGTTAAACACATAAACCACATTGAAGCCTCCGTAATAATTTACCGGATTTCCCGGATAATAGTAACGCGCCGGAGCTGTACCAAAACCTACTGCATTAGGCAAAACACTGGCTGCATAATTTTCATTC
Protein-coding sequences here:
- a CDS encoding putative quinol monooxygenase; the encoded protein is MIFFDCKFSSVRGGFLENAIVFSENVFIIWEEWKDQAGLDIHNSQQYLIDFIADTKTLLASPIQVFN
- a CDS encoding fumarylacetoacetate hydrolase family protein, with product MKLIRFGAAGSEKPGILVGEKRYDVSSIVTDYNESFFENNGLEKLKAAIESGTSFPEVSNEVRLGSPVARPSKIICIGLNYVDHCHETGAPIPTEPIIFFKSTTSLCGPNDNVIIPKGSEKTDWEVELAFVVGKKASYVEEAEALDYVAGYALLNDYSERAFQIEMGGQWAKGKGCDTFAPLGPVLATQDEIADVNNLPMWLTVNGKKFQNSNTSNLVFKIPFLVHYLSQFMTLLPGDIISTGTPPGVGLGIKPDPIYVKAGDVIELGIEGLGSSKQVAVAYSK
- a CDS encoding SDR family NAD(P)-dependent oxidoreductase, with translation MFSLKDKKAIITGGGSGIGKAISVLFAKQGAEVHIIELTAESAQATVDEITAEGGKVFAHACNVAKHDEVVATFEKIGNIHVLVNNAGIAHVGKVDTTPEADFDRIMDVNVKGVYNCLFAAIPQFRKSGGGSIVNMASIASWVGISDRFAYSTAKGAVMSMTLSVARDYINENIRCNSISPARVHTPFVDGFIAKNYPGNEAEIFEKLSKSQPIGRMGKPEEIATLALFLASDEAGFITGSDYPIDGGFIKLNN
- a CDS encoding AraC family transcriptional regulator, yielding MKLERTQISSYLNNAISVLVREESFFQAPFHSHPELELVYVKESFGKRIIGNSVDNFEAGDMVFLGSDIPHVWLNDEIYYHNINKLKAKAIVVYFNKDIFGPAFYELKEAQKINSLFEKAKKGLSIKGKTNKLIAEKLEQLVIKQDFEVIIGLFEILSLLSATTTDLDFINSETYTPSNDSFKKDRLSDVYQYIKDNYKKEISLDEVAQIANLTPTSFCRMFKSRTKKNFIEYLNEIRISNACKQLIETDMSVSEIAYECGYKTVSNFNKLFKKNTGNTPKEYKNKIAR